Proteins encoded together in one Psilocybe cubensis strain MGC-MH-2018 chromosome 8, whole genome shotgun sequence window:
- a CDS encoding L-amino acid amidase encodes MSINDSLKVTTGEAPFDVPAAGGKQCKTWYKVYGDLNAGKRPLVTLHGGPGVNHEYLTPLSDITASHSIPVVFYDQIGNGLSTHLPEKMGDEAFWTVQLFIDELNNLLQHLGIADDFDLLGHSWGGIFAASYAITQPKGLKHLIIASGPADMPATVISQEKLRSQLPQDVQDTLTKHEEAGTTESDEYKTASDVFNARYVCRMDPMPQELVNGFAWIAKDPTVYMTMNGPSEFKIQGSLKNYSVVDQIHKINVPTLLTNGRYDEVTEELVAPFFDILPKVKWVVFADSSHLAHFEERERYMATVTSFLTN; translated from the exons ATGTCCATTAACGATTCTCTCAAAGTTACCACAGGAGAGGCCCCATTCGATGTCCCAGCTGCTGGCGGAAAGCAGTGCAAGACATGGTACAAAGTATACGGCGACCTCAACGCTGGGAAACGGCCCCTGGTCACATTGCATGGCGGCCCAGGAGTCAACCATGAGTACCTCACACCCCTCTCAGATATCACAGCCTCCCACTCCATACCTGTGGTCTTCTACGATCAGATTGGCAACGGCCTGTCGACGCACCTTCCAGAAAAGATGGGAGACGAGGCGTTCTGGACGGTGCAGCTCTTCATCGACGAGCTCAACAACCTCCTCCAGCATCTCGGCATCGCCGACGACTTTGACCTCCTCGGCCATTCCTGGGGAGGCATTTTCGCCGCTAGCTATGCAATAACCCAGCCGAAAGGATTGAAGCATCTCATCATTGCCTCTGGGCCTGCGGATATGCCTGCTACAGTCATATCGCAAGAGAAGCTGAGATCTCAGCTACCTCAGGATGTCCAAGACACGTTGACCAAGCATGAGGAGGCGGGGACGACAGAGAGTGACGAGTACAAGACGGCGAGCGACGTCTTCAATGCCCGTTATGTGTGCCGAATGGATCCCATGCCTCAAGAGCTCGTAAATGGCTTTGCCTGGATCGCGAAAGATCCTACGGTATACATGACTAT GAATGGGCCGTCCGAGTTTAAGATCCAGGGATCGCTGAAGAACTATTCCGTTGTTGATCAAATACACAAGATCAACGTCCCAACTCTCCTGACGAACGGACGGTACGATGAAGTCACTGAAGAGCTCGTCGCTCCTTTCTTTGATATTCTGCCCAAAGTGAAATGGGTTGTTTTTGCG GACTCATCTCACTTGGCTCATTTTGAAGAGAGGGAAAGATATATGGCAACAGTGACCTCTTTCTTGACCAATTAA